The DNA window GAATTCCTTGGATGTTACTAAATGCGAAAGACCCAGCAAAACGTGAATTTACAGGCGACCTTCAAAAAGATGGCATCGAGGCTTCTCAAACGATTACAGGTCTTGATGTTGCAGCGAACTTAACCAACAAAGATGGAAAAGTTGTAGAAGCTTTCGATTCGAAGAAAGTTGCTCAATATTCGTGGGAAACATGGGGATTACCACAATCCGAGGAACGGTTAAAACAATCGTATTACATTCTTCAAGAAACGTTCGGGGAAACCGAATAATATGTGAGCAATTAAAAACTGACGGAGAAAAGGACAATCCTTTTCTCCGTCAGTTTTTTTAGATTTTAAGGTTTCATTGTTTTCCAGCTGTCTACATGATGAACGGCTACGCCACCAAATCCAGATGCTGCCGCATAATAAGCAGATACTGCCGCCAACTCACCGTTCATGAAAGCTTCGCCTTCTTCAAAGAACGAAATATTATTGCCTTCATCGGTTTGACCTGTTTCAACTCCGACTACTACTGTTTTTCCATATTTTTCTGCATAAGCTACTTCATTTTTTACTAGTTCTGTAATCATTGCCGCTGAATCTCTGTATGCCATTAATGTAACACTGTCTGTATTGGCAATTACCCATTCAGCGAGTAGACCTTTGCCATAAATGTTTTTATAAGCGATTTCATCGAACCAGAAAGGCATATCTGCCTCGAGTGGTAAATTCATCGCAGCCGTGCTCGATGCTGCTTTACTTAAAAGAGATTGATAAGATTTGATCGTTGTTGCTCGGTTCGTATTCCAACCACTATATAAATACGGCTCAACATCCAAGTGAACACCCGTGAACTTCTGAGCTGGTAATGCATTTTGCTGATAAGTAGATAGCCAGTTCATCAACCGGTCTTGTTTCGTAAAGCCTTTAGGTGCTACCCAATCATTTGCTCCGTCTAGTGCATATATTGTCATGCCCAATGCGCCCGCTTTTTCAATAAAGCTTTGATAAACAGTTACAGGAATGTCTTCATCGATTTGTACGTAGACCTTATTGAGGTCTTTGCTTTCTAAAAAGGCAAGTGTGCCTGCTTCATCACTATAAATCATCCACGGATTCCATAACCATGTAGCTTTAACATCCACTTCCATTGCATGAGCGTTGACACCCGTTTGTGTCAGCATAAACAATAATAATACACCTGCCATCATAAATTTTTTCATTTCCCCATATCCTCCCGTTCTGTAAGCCGCGACTCAAAGAACGAGACCCTGGCAACCTGACGACCTTGCGTTTTTCAACGGTTAGGCTCATGGCTTTGCGTCCTCCTCTTTCGATGGAGTTTGCCTTTTTCAGATTTTCATTATTATATGTCAATTAATGCATTTTTACCATCTTTTATAAGTATTCCTTTTCAAATACGCCATTTAAGGCAATAATCAACAAGAGCAGCTTAGAATTATGAACAAAAGGAGTGAAGCTTATGACAACCCTATTGCGTGAAGACGAAATTACATTGGTTTTGATCAAGTCATTAAAAGAAGGCAAATTAAATGAATTCCAAGAAATTCTAGAAGAACTTCAACCATACGATATGGCGATTCAATACCGACATTTACCAGACAAGCACCAGAATAAATTTTTGCTATACCTAACCATTCGCCAATTAACAGAGTTGATGCAAGAACTGTCTAAAGTTGAACAAATCGATATTCTTCAAAAATTAGGCATAGAAAAATCAGCCCAAGTTTTAGATCGTATGGACAATGATGATTTAACACTACTCCTTGCCGATTTAGAACCAGAGCGCATTGAAGAACTATTGTCACAGATTAATCAGGACGATTCTAAGTTTATCCATACCACAATGACCTATCCTCCTGAAACAGCCGGTCGCTTAATGAATAACCGCTATGTTTGGATTCCACGTCATTACACCATTCGTGATGCTATAGATAAGATCAAGCATTTCGCAGAACTAGCAGAATATCTCAACTATCTTTATATTGTCGATGAAGATAAAAAGCTACTTGGAGTAGTTTCCTATAAGGATTTGATCCTTGGAAATCTAGAAGACAAAATTGAAGAAGTTATGTATAAGCGCGTTGTTAAAGCTGACGTGTTGATGGACCAAGAAGATGTGGCTCAAATCATTAGCCGTTATGATTTTGTCACTTTGCCAATCGTGGAAAATGATAATACACTTGCCGGAATTATCACTGTTGATGATGTCATTGATGTTGTCATGCAAGAAGCCAATGAAGATATTGAAAAGCTTTCTGCTTCCGGTAAATCAATTGACTTTAATACACCTGCTTGGACAGCAGCCTACCGTCGACTGCCTTGGCTAATTTTGCTGTTATTCATTGGACTTTTTTCAGGTAGTATAATTAGCCGTTTCGAGGATACTTTGCAAGCTGTTGTTGCGTTAACTTTCTTTATGCCGCTAATTGCTGGGATGACTGGAAATACCGGCACACAATCCTTGTCTGTCGTAGTCCGTGGATTAGCTTCACAAAAACTAAATTCCAAGCAAACCGTCAAGCTAATCGTGAGAGAATTATGGGTCGGCATTATTATTGGTGTCATCTGTTCTGTTCTTATTTTACTAATTGCTTATGTATGGCAAGGTAGTTTTGTATTAGGTATTGTGGTTGGTGGGTCGTTATTAATGACTTTAATCATCGGAACCTTAGCTGGTACGATTATCCCTCTTATTTTGTACAGATTTAATATTGATCCAGCTGTTGCGTCTGGTCCTTTAATCACAACCATTAACGATATTCTGTCCTTATTGATTTATTTTGGTATGGCGACTTTGTTTATATCTCAGTTGATGTAAAAAAATTAATAAAAAAAGCTTTTTTCAAGCATTATTCTTTAAACCAAGTAAATCTCTTGGTATAATTGGTTGAAACTTAAGGAGGCGCGTTTATGACTATTCCAAAACCCCTTGTTCAAACCAACCAAGCTTTTATCGTTGTTACTGTCATAATGGCGCTTTTGCTCCATCCAGCTATTTTATTGTTACCATTTGCCGTTGGAGCTTATACATTATCTACAAAGAAAAACCCTGTAATTTTGTGGAGCCGCCGCTTTTTGAAAAAACCCATGGCAAGTTACCAGCAAGAAGACCGAGATCAACAGTTGTTTAATCAATGGATTGCCACTATCTGTTTAGGACTTTCATTCTTATTCTTTTCTGTTGGTTTACCGTTACTCGGTTTTGCATTTAGTATTATGGTCATTATCGCTGCAGGTGTCGCATTGATGGGTTATTGCATCGGCTGTACAATTCGTTACCGTTACATGATGTGGAAACATAACCGCACAAAAGTACAGGCATAAAAAAGGACCCGGAGCTTTTGCTCCGGGTCCTTTCAGATTTTAGATAAAGTCTTGTTAAACTGAATAGTGGCGTTTATCCACAACCGTTCTG is part of the Planococcus sp. PAMC 21323 genome and encodes:
- a CDS encoding DUF4395 domain-containing protein; the protein is MTIPKPLVQTNQAFIVVTVIMALLLHPAILLLPFAVGAYTLSTKKNPVILWSRRFLKKPMASYQQEDRDQQLFNQWIATICLGLSFLFFSVGLPLLGFAFSIMVIIAAGVALMGYCIGCTIRYRYMMWKHNRTKVQA
- the mgtE gene encoding magnesium transporter, producing the protein MTTLLREDEITLVLIKSLKEGKLNEFQEILEELQPYDMAIQYRHLPDKHQNKFLLYLTIRQLTELMQELSKVEQIDILQKLGIEKSAQVLDRMDNDDLTLLLADLEPERIEELLSQINQDDSKFIHTTMTYPPETAGRLMNNRYVWIPRHYTIRDAIDKIKHFAELAEYLNYLYIVDEDKKLLGVVSYKDLILGNLEDKIEEVMYKRVVKADVLMDQEDVAQIISRYDFVTLPIVENDNTLAGIITVDDVIDVVMQEANEDIEKLSASGKSIDFNTPAWTAAYRRLPWLILLLFIGLFSGSIISRFEDTLQAVVALTFFMPLIAGMTGNTGTQSLSVVVRGLASQKLNSKQTVKLIVRELWVGIIIGVICSVLILLIAYVWQGSFVLGIVVGGSLLMTLIIGTLAGTIIPLILYRFNIDPAVASGPLITTINDILSLLIYFGMATLFISQLM